A single window of Gammaproteobacteria bacterium DNA harbors:
- a CDS encoding TusE/DsrC/DsvC family sulfur relay protein, translating to MSLDGVARTENGYLENTEDWNEEIAAALFVEEEIDPTPEHWDIVRYVREEMLNGDEPNERSIMKKMGKLWGRKVTSKEMYEMFPGMPSKQGLKIGGCPQSTRKGGY from the coding sequence ATGTCTTTAGACGGTGTAGCACGTACTGAAAATGGTTATTTGGAAAACACAGAAGACTGGAATGAAGAAATAGCAGCAGCATTATTTGTAGAAGAAGAAATTGATCCTACTCCTGAACATTGGGATATCGTGCGGTATGTTCGTGAAGAAATGCTGAATGGTGATGAGCCAAACGAGCGTAGCATTATGAAAAAGATGGGTAAGCTTTGGGGTCGTAAAGTGACTTCTAAGGAAATGTACGAAATGTTTCCAGGCATGCCATCCAAGCAAGGTTTGAAGATTGGTGGTTGCCCACAGAGCACGCGTAAGGGCGGTTATTAA